Part of the Nicotiana sylvestris chromosome 2, ASM39365v2, whole genome shotgun sequence genome, TCAAAAAGCCTCATTAATCATTTTCAGTAACTGGCTGCAGGGTAGCAAAGGTGATTAGCACAAGCAGTGGTTACTGTAAGATGTTACTCTACAATTAGACTTTCTTACTGCTAGATAGggtcacttttttttttttttttttttttgggtggggGGGTGTTTGAAGTCCCAAAAATTCAAGTACAATATGAAGGGACAACTGATACTGAGCTATATTAACACCTCTATAAATATATTTACCGCAGAACTCGTTTCAAACTCCTAGTAAATATTAAATAACCAAAGAATTTTGTGGACTACACTTCCTTGTTTATTCATCAAGTTCCTGATCCCTGATCCACTTTGTAGCAACCCATTTTTCGCCTCTGATTACTGGACAGCTCCCGTGAAGAGATGTCTGCATTAGAGTGTTAGAAATGTGAAAATTTTGCAGTGCCAACATGAGCAGTATGACATAATGTTGGTAACGAATATTCTGCTTTATAACAAGTAGTAGCCACAGAGGGAAAGAAGAAATACAGCAAACAATATTATAACCTTCCCCATCAGTATCCACAGAAGATGAAGCAGTAAGGAGTAACCGAAACAGGAACAGTAATATAGCAAAACAATATTATATAACCTTCCCCATCAGTATCCACACAATGAGACAGTAGCTAATAGGGCTCTCATTCAGCTGATTAATCACAGTAATACAAatcattttagcagtacaaaatcaacCCTCATCAACAAACATCTTCATAGCATCATGGTAATAGGATTGCTCAAGAATGATTCCCACAGAAGGAAATAGGAAAACACACAAAGACACAAACAAAAGCACAAAAGTCAAAGTATACTTGAGACGACATAGGATATAAAGAAGTAAAAGGCGAAAAACACTGCTTGCTGTAAAGACGTGTATATTGTTATGAAGACAATAGAAGTGCAAGGATAACAATGAAATCCACAAGAATAACTCACTGGATCAATTGTACCATTTGGAAACAGTGAGTAGAACAGTAGTCCATCCCCTCTACGCGGCTTCACTTTCAAACCAATACACTTGCGGAAGTCATAATTAGCATCCATGTTCTGTGCGTTCTGTAAATTAACCAAATGAACTAATTTACAGAGCAGTACAGGGAGAAAGATAATAATGGTCCAATAAAGAAGAAACAACCTTGAACTCACCTCAAAAGGAAACATGGTTTCTCCACCTTCTTCCACATCAGATAAATACAATAAAAAGGATGCAACCTAAATGAAATTTATACTATAATTTTAGACTGGAAATGTGAAAGTAATCATCGCTCAATTAAACTGCAACTGAACTAAATTTCAACTAGATTGCTCTAATTGAGCTACTGGAAAATTCACAAGtcaattggaaaagtcaacagcAACAATCTACTGAAAGTAGTTCACGCATACCCTTTGGCTCTTCTGAGGACCATATTGAGAAGGATCAAATGCATCATAATGTGAATGGTAACTTTGGCCGATTTCGTACCGCAACACATTAAATGCCTGCAGAATGCAAAGATCAACTGAATCAAgttaaacaacaattatcatcACAGTACGCCATACTTAGTGTTCTTATGAACAGAAGAATCGTTCAGAATTAAGTAATATTAGCAATTAAGAGAAAGTTCAGATGCAAATGGTTAGCCACCTGACTAGTTATCAATTATCGGATGCATAAGGTACATAGCATGCAGTATTTGCATCATCACATTTAACTCAAAATCCAAGGGAAATTTGAACAAATATTCTGGGAATCCAGCACAAGAACTCCATCAGTTTCAGATAATATGCAAAAAATGCAAGAGATGCGCAATTGTCTCTAACTTTCCTATTAAAATGCACACCCTGTATGGTTGCCTCATGGTTTTTTGTTATTGAAAAGTCTCTTGTTAGAATACCAATAAACCACACATGTGATGGCTGGCTAGTTGATCCCGTCAACCACATTGATTGAGCTCTTTTGCATAGGTAAACTTGGAAACAAAAGATATCCCAATAGGAATGTACATAGGATTTTTCACTCACTTCGAACTAAATTGACATATGAAACCTTTTCTCAAAAATCCATAGTCATATGATGTGAATAGTTCGGACAAAAATAATGGTATGGTGTCCAGTCATGTTCGACATTCCTAATAAATACTAATTCGTCCACAAACAACGTGGACTAAACTCCATTTTTCCAGCGCATGTAGGCatttatattttcagataagaggTGAAAAGAGTGCAGAGAAGAGACCAATTAACATTCGAAATCACCTTACTTTGTGTTTGATCTACATGGCCTTGAAACGGGTAAAAATGTGATTGAACAAtcaagtattttaaaaaaaaacaatcaaGTATTGAGTGCACTTAAGTAGAGGTGGAATGAGCACTTCGGCTTGCTTAGGCAGCATCAGTGCAGGCACCAAAGGCACATGTGCTCTATCATGAACACGATCAATAGACATGAAATATCAATGGCACGGAAATGTATTAATTGTTTAGAAAACATTGTGGACAAATGTATAGATGATAGTAAAAGAAACTAATAATCACTAAATCTGAACTAAAAACTTTAAAACTGCTTCTCTGTATCTCAAGCAAAATTTTAAAAATGGCTTTGAACTCAATTATATTTTTCCTGTATAATTGTTGTTTGCTACTTCGCTTATAGTAACatttttcttgcattgcatatatatttatattttttcttcaTCTGCGCTCTTTTTGGCTAAACCGGCGCGCTTGATTTTTCAATTGCATTTGGCAACGAAAAAAAATGCATTTTGCACTTAAAGCCCTAATAGACTCTAGTGCTTTTCCATATTTTCTCCTTTGACAACACTGGACTACTACCATTCCAATTCTCATACTACTTCATAATAGTTTGTGATGACTCAGCCACTGTACATAACTTTGCACGAAGAAATCAGTGGTAAAGTGAAGCCTCTTGACAGTGATTACAGCAAAGCTATAACTATGTTCATACAACATGAAAAGGAAGGTACTCCAAGAGATTGCAAACTTAAATATCGGTGTTACAGACCGCAAACAACAACCTTGTGTGATTGATGTAACCAACCATATGTTTCTTTGACATGAAATGAATGCTTAAGAAAAATGGATCAAGCTTTGCAATAAATAATACTATGTGGTAACATGACTAACTTTCACATCCAACCTAAATTTTCTGTATCCAGATTTAGTTGCAAGTTTTCCCATCTCCAAATAAACCGAAGTATCACAGAACATACAAGTTTAATTTTCTTGGGTCTTGATGCATGAGTAACATCTTCTCAACAACTATTTTCTTATTATTGTTGTTTATTATCAAGTTCATGCTTTGAGGGCGCGGCTGTTCTATCGCATAATATTTACCACTAACACCAAAAGACTTGCTCTCTTCGGTATTGATCACTTTTGGAAGGATGCATTACCTAGAGGAGACCTACAAACTTTAATAGATAGGTGTTCCAGCATTATACAAATGTACTATCAGAGCTTGAATCAACTTACTTTTCAAGAAAATAGAAGATGCAAGAGAGGGAAGGGAATGAAGAAGCTTTGGATGAGGATTCGCCACCTATAGTACCACTATTATGTCCTCTACTAGAATCCAATTTCTAATGTATGGACGCAAAGATAAAACTCACATACAGTGAGAAGCGCTCATGCATTATATTTAAGATGTGTGTTTTAAGTGAACTTTACCTCTCCATGTGTCCTGGGGATCATAGTCGCCCTTGCAATTTTCTCCTCAATGAGGTCCAAAATTCCTGTTTTGTCTTCAGATGAACTGATAAACATACCAGAACtgggaaaaagggaaaaagagtaaagtTCATGCAAGATTGTGTAACTTGTCAAAACCAAAAGAGGCGAATTTTTTTATCAAATAGTTCTTTCAGAAAACAGATCAAAGAAACTTAAAAGAAAATGAGCAGGAAAGGGAAAAAAGACACATGGCTAGTACAAATACCATGAATAACTTTGTCTTCCAAAAAAAAGTAGAAAATGTATATGCACACACCCAATTCATGGTGACCCTATCTACCATAAATGGATATTATGACAATATTTTTCAGTTGATTAAGAGTTAATCTAAGACATTTTCAACTAACTCTGGGAAAGAGTAAAAAGATTGTATTTATGATTAAAAGAACAGAAATTTCAATCAAGGCATTGTAATGACCTAAACCTCAATAAAATTCTTGGATAGTGTTAAAGATGAGGTCAATCGTTTTGGGACATGGGAGAAGCAAAATAGAAGGCAGTTCACAATCCCC contains:
- the LOC104227870 gene encoding probable prolyl 4-hydroxylase 9 isoform X2 produces the protein MKSRGKLLGQRWWSLGLPSVFLLCLFFFLVGLFGSTLISQQDVQLGSLRSRSRVLESVEQLDTLPNGETGEHSLTSIPFQVLSWFPRALYFPNFATEEQCQGIIKMAKAELKPSALALRKGETAENTKGIRTSSGMFISSSEDKTGILDLIEEKIARATMIPRTHGEAFNVLRYEIGQSYHSHYDAFDPSQYGPQKSQRVASFLLYLSDVEEGGETMFPFENAQNMDANYDFRKCIGLKVKPRRGDGLLFYSLFPNDISSRELSSNQRRKMGCYKVDQGSGT
- the LOC104227870 gene encoding probable prolyl 4-hydroxylase 9 isoform X1, with translation MKSRGKLLGQRWWSLGLPSVFLLCLFFFLVGLFGSTLISQQDVQLGSLRSRSRVLESVEQLDTLPNGETGEHSLTSIPFQVLSWFPRALYFPNFATEEQCQGIIKMAKAELKPSALALRKGETAENTKGIRTSSGMFISSSEDKTGILDLIEEKIARATMIPRTHGEAFNVLRYEIGQSYHSHYDAFDPSQYGPQKSQRVASFLLYLSDVEEGGETMFPFENAQNMDANYDFRKCIGLKVKPRRGDGLLFYSLFPNGTIDPTSLHGSCPVIRGEKWVATKWIRDQELDE